A DNA window from Helianthus annuus cultivar XRQ/B chromosome 15, HanXRQr2.0-SUNRISE, whole genome shotgun sequence contains the following coding sequences:
- the LOC110913798 gene encoding uncharacterized protein LOC110913798 encodes MRQGDPISPFLFVIVMEALSCMLDKACEDKILEGVQLPEDGPLVSHLFYADDTLIIGECFKENVVNVVRILRYVHACLGLKINLGKSNIYGIGVNSFEVEDMSEVVGCKSDSLPFKYLGLTV; translated from the coding sequence ATGAGACAAGGAGACCCCATCTCCCCGTTTCTGTTTGTGATTGTGATGGAAGCGTTGTCATGTATGCTCGACAAAGCATGCGAGGATAAGATTTTGGAAGGGGTCCAGCTGCCCGAGGATGGCCCTTTAGTGTCGCATCTTTTCTATGCTGATGATACGCTGATTATCGGGGAGTGTTTTAAGGAGAATGTGGTCAACGTGGTCAGAATTTTGAGATATGTCCATGCGTGCTTGGGTTTAAAAATCAACCTAGGCAAGTCTAATATCTACGGTATAGGGGTCAACAGTTTCGAGGTTGAAGATATGTCGGAAGTGGTGGGGTGTAAATCGGATTCGTTGCCCTTCAAGTATTTAGGTTTGACGGTATGA